The sequence TCCAACTGGACAACAGGGTGTTTATCTAAGGAGGAATGTCTGTGAGGAAGtcaattgttttcaaaatggccgcaTTACGTTTCATCCTGTTGTTTATCCAAGAGCTCAGATTATCTCCCATGGATGCTTCAGACATGCCCTGGCTCTAGTCGGCGGGTTTTCTGCCGTTCATTTTCCACATGAATTTGCCTAATGCACATTTAATCACAGGTTGAGCATGTATCGAAGTCTAAACGACGTTCTCACAAGCACTTTTAGACTCGTCGGCTGTCAATCTGAGCAGAACAGAGAGCTAAAACGCCACGTTTCAAACAGAAGGTTGTGAGAGGTTCTGCAGGAACGTGTTGATCTTACATAACTAGTTTTATGAATCCAAAGGaacattttactgcagttttatttcacagtttgtGCTGTAAACTGTAGCAGTATTTCATCTAGCTCTGCTCCTTTATTGTGTGCATCAAACCATTCAGACATGATTAATCTACACGTTAATGaccatctgaaaatgaagttgCATTTTCTGCAGCATGAATGGAGTTTATTCTGGCTGGATATCTCGGAAATAAAAGATCTCTGCTGTTTATGGTTAGAAAAACAATAAGCTTCCCTAAAGAGAGAATGAAATGTAAACTTTGCAATAATTTGGTCCCGAGTTTACGATATGTGTAAAAACCTGGTTTATGGAGACTGCAGCGCGATGCTGCTTCCTCTGAATATAGATAATGACTGCTCCTGAGAGGAAGatgagcaaaaaaattaaaatgtcttataaCTTCCTTTATTTTACATCCCAGTTGGCTACAGTCAAtgctaatgtgacaaaataaaaataaaggtagCCGACCACAAATGAGCCAACCAGAGCATCCTGGCTATTTAGGATCCTCATTGTTtattcagttcctccaggattttgcaaatgtttttctgattttctttgctATCAAAATccctgattttgttttgcttcttcatAAATAATATGCTTTCCTTATTAAACTCCTTCCAAATTCTACATgtaggagaaaaataaagataaaaacttaGAAGCAGATAGACTGGACACAGAAACATTATCATTCTTCAAATAACTTGAATAACTTCATCACACACTATAACTTGATATCAAGTAAGGCTGTGGcaggagaagaaagaaatactgccatctgcaggtgggagttagcataACTTTAACCTAACATTTTTTGgccattttgtgtaaaaattgCAATGAATTCATAATTTTTTACTAGCACAAAAAACGCCGGGATCTGTTggtttttgcatgaatttctgGAGGGGCTATTTATTGATTTCTCATGTTTTGCGTTCTGATCAAATATAATGTCAGTAGCAGCATTTTCACTGCAAATGTGGGCAAAAAAATGTTTCGATATTCCACTGTTGAAAAACCACAATTTCCCAGTCGTGGCGCTTTCAGCAaataatgttataaaaaaaaaaaatcatgcatgaGTAAGTTTGTTTACACaataagttgtttaaaaaaaacagggcaCATCTTCATCTTCCCATCACTTCCTGTTATGGTCTTCGTTggttccgccagtagtaacatgtGTTGGTTGTTAaagtgactcgtgtgatgcaagaaaatatttccattgaGGTTTTTCAAAACACACCAATTACcttaaagctaaaaacaaatcaccTCATCTTagagcaaaaacatttgatcaaaaacacttgtttttttttttaatttccactaaccaaatttatttaattacaattGACATGACGCCAGTCCTGCCCCCTCTGGAAGTAGAACTGTCCTCCGACAAGCCAACTGTTATTATGGCAGACGTAACGGACCTTAATGAGTTACCCGAGAcattttttgagtcatttttgccTTATAAACCAACACTGAGGCAAAGACGGCGGGCAAGAAAATTCTCTAACTAGTCCAAGTCAGGTCTATAAAGTTATTAGTGGGAAATAACGGAGAAATCAACGATGAAGCCCAAGAGGCAAAAAAAGTCTGATTGAATGCGAGTGTGAACGCAGGGGGATGCACTTTGCACGTACAAAATGAAGAGTAATGACTTGGATAATACCGGCTTGTGAaaatctgccttcaggaagatgtttagaaataaacagcagcatcaaacgatgtttaaatgaaaatatagcAGTTAGTGCTGTCGATTTTCATGCTGCCAGAGCTACCGTTGGAATCTACATGCACAAAATCCAGTATAACTACCTTCACTTATTGATCTGGAAATGATTAGATGTTtagcattgttttaatttaactgacttgtgtttatttgatgCTTAGCAGTCAGTCGTTAGCACGGAGCCGGTAGTCGTTAGCACTGAGCCGTCAGCCATGAGTCGTTAACAGGGAGCTACCAGTAAGTGTcgttatttctaaaaaaatggGATGTTTATTACCGGTTACCTTTGTGGTGCTTACTAATCAATTTCTTGCGTTATTCCAATCTCCTTtttggatttggaaatgttttaaattgtattctGCCCTCTACACGTTCTGGGTAACGGCTGTCGGGATTGCATATTCCCCACTGACAACTTAGACCGTGATTATCCATTATTCTCCTCAAAATCTCTCCGACTGCAGCATGTTCTCTATGATAGATACTGAGAATATTGTCGGAGTACTGTACTTGGAACGCTGATTGTTCAGATGCTGACAAGTGCCCTGGAATGATTGGGGGAGGATTGCTCTACGTCAGCATGGGGGCGGAGCTGGCGTCACGTCAATTATATTGTATTGTTAATTTAAACTCCTCAAGTGACGCCTTTTGTCTATTTTCCATGGAATTAGCAGCTCCACATTCACCTGCTTCATCTCCTCTACTGCAGGAACTCTTGGAATGAAAAGTTCAATGCTTACAATCACATGTGAACTGTGGTTTTTGCACCGTACGGTTAGCCGTGTTGAATAATGAGCAAGTGTCGAGTGAACAAGTCACTTCTGTCTTTGACTTTCAATCAATCACAATCACATATAGCAGAAGAACAAAGGTTACTTTGGTTTAATGATTGGGAGGAGGATCAATATATATCGGCATGTGGCTGATGCAAGACGACGGGCAGTATTCTGACCTCAGGTCAATCAGAAAATCCCCAAATTTTGTCGTTTTAGTTAATTTTTGCTCACCAACTCAACACCTCCCCATCGTACCTGGTTGGAAACTCGTCCTTCCTGTTGATGCAGATGGTCTGTCCCCTGCAGTACCACTGGTTGTCGTAGAAAAGCCGACCTTCCTCGGAGCGCGCCACATGGTGATGTCTGTCCGGTTTCACTGCAGGGACTttccagagaaacaaaaaggggaaaaaaaagtacaaagcaTTGAGTGAAGCCTTCCAGCGTTAAGCTTGGGTCGATGTCTGCGCTCTGCCAGGTATTGACTGTAACCGAAGACTCTTACCATCCACTTTCACCCGGTGAGGCGCCAAGGATGCCATCGCCTTTGAGGGACGAAGAAAGGAAGAGATCAGAAAGCCTTCACGCCTGTGAGGTTTGTGAACTTTTAGGACGTTACCTTTCTTATGGCCGTCCAGTCTTCAAGAATATCCAGGTCTTGCAGCATGTAAACAATATAAGGCCGTAGAAACAGCTAAAGCTAAGGAAAAAGCTACTGTCTTCACATGAGAAGTATTGAGAGGAGCGCGAAGAGAAAGATGAAAGGATATCAGAAACGACGAcaggcttcttcttcttgacgGGACAGAAGGgatcttttttcttgtttttccgaGCCTGCAGTCCATCATTCCATAACTCTGGAGGGCAAAGAGGAAAGATAAAACAACTTTATGACTAGAACCAGAGAAGTTTGCCACCAAGGCAGGGAAAAGACAGTTCCCATTCTCTACTTCTCCATTTTAAATTGGCCAAGGTTTCCTAGGAACCTTTGTTTTCCTGGGATATTAATTAGATGCGACACAGAGGTCCAACTCTCATCGACGAAAACCAATATTGATCTTTCCACCCTGCACAGCGAGGAGGATGGTTAGACACGTAGAACTGGACGTCCAAAGCTCAAATACATGTGAAGTTTGCTAAACTGTGAGGAGGAAAGGTACTAACTGAATTAGCATCattataaagacttttttttctgtcagggaACTTTCCTGACCTGGACCAGTCGTCTGAAATGCTTCAcaaatttttcagatttgacGAGACTCAATGGTATTGGAAGCACAGAACCTTAATATTGGCTTAAAATGCAACGACAGCATATCACACACTTGTATccataagtaaataaaacattttctggaaaaaaatgtgttggatttctgcatttttcccccaattaaaaataaatgtatataaagtACAACTACTCTGGTGGTGATTTGCCATTACCTGAGGTAATGTCAATACTGTGCCTGTCCTCCTCCAGTCTTCGTATCTTCTCCTCCAGCTCGCTCTGCACCGTGtcaaaaagcagcagcttctcactctgcaaaaacacaaaaagggaaaaactttGACTATTTCTTCAAAACACTCTTCACAAGGCCGACAAATATGCATGTTTTCCAGCTTTCAAGCGCATTTTGACCTCTCACCTCCCAGTGCTGGCAAGCAGCTTGGATTTCGCACTCGTATTTGTTCTTCACCGACTCCAGGCACAAGTCTTTGTAGATCCCTTTAGAAATACAGCATGAATGCGGTTAGACTGTTTGAAGTTAGCAGCCGCTCAAGGTGGGAAACCCCCCAACCCCCATCTCGACTGACCGGCTACTTTGGTCCGGATCTGCATGTTCTCCTGCAGGTTGGCTAAAGGCTCCAGGTACTCCTGGGCACAGCCGGCCATCACCTCCTGCAGCTTTATCTCCACCTGGCTGAGGCGCTCCTTGTACAGCCTGAGAGGCAGAAAACAGGCAGATTTATTATCagtgcatgttttgtttttgtgttgtatgTTACATCCACAAACTATAGCGCAAGTGGCTGTGCTCATGTGCTGGATCAACAAAAGTTATTGCATAATTGGAAGATAATTTACACTGCTCTCATATTTTTAACCACATTACATGTATATAGTCGGAGCAAATTGAATATGTTTGTCACCTCTTCATTACTgtcaaatggaagaaaaacagtcaattctgaaaggtgtggtgtgaattttaattaatttccttAGTCTGTTGCAGgtaaatgtctttaaaagtaACCTTTAGTGTTAAAGTTTCTAATTTTTAGTAACTCACTGCTCCTTCAGGTCGGTGAACTGTTTTTCTAGTGTTGTCATCTCATCCAGACactccatcctcctcctctcacaGTCCTCATCATCCATCTCTGTGAACGTGAACGCATCACAAGTCTGACATCACCTCGCATCAActgttttttctcattaacCCCCACCTACACCTTAAATTACTGACTCCTACAAAGctggaaaaacatattttgtttagcaacatatgcaaaaaaaaaacccatctatgtcattttaattttaatttcggTGTATATTGGTATTTAGGGCCTGTTCGTCTTACCAGAACTATCTCCATCTTCAGACACGGACGAGCTAACCGTGTCCTCCTCGTCTGTGCTGCTGCCGTCTTGCTCCGGAAAGTCCACCTCCATTTCTTCGTGGttgctttctttcttctccCGTGAGTGGACCGGCATGGCAGCTATCAGAACAGCCGGGATTGACGGCGCGGCAAAGGCCGTACCTTTACGCTTAGCCCCCCTCCAGGAAAGAGGGGAAATGCTGCTCAGACTGCTAGCCGGTTAGCCAGCCTCGCTCTTCTGCATTCTCCCAGCTGGACACACAATCATGGCCACCGtcaaccaatcacagcagaCTCTACACATGATAGCCAATCAGCTGCCGGCATTAGAAGTAGGCTACGTCACCGGAGCGGTGGGGAGTTGTAGTTTTTATTCCTTTGTCCTGTAGAGCCAGGCACTGGAGTCTGAAAGGTTAACAGTTTGTGCATGCGCAGAAGGCGTTGTTAACATACACTTGAACGTATTTATGTTGTTAGGCCCTGGATCATTTAGGGCTTGGCCGAGTCCTGTAATAGTTGGAAGTTTCAGACAATAGCGTCAAAgattttacttaaataattCTTAAAGACTAAATtgcacagattatttttttaatgaaagtgtttatctttttcagcataatttaaacaaaaaaaagttaagcttttaatattatgtttttattgcaagCAAGTGGAGTGTTTTTGTATACTTAGGGTTTTCCAAGCTTGTCGGCACTACAATAAAAACGCAGGAATTCTGACTGTGAAACCCAGAGGTTATAAGAGTTACTGCAGGTTTAGTGTCCAAAATGGCTGCAGTGGAATTAAAATAGAGAAAACTGAACTGTCAGTAACACTTAAGACAATTTCGGTCTCAGTAAATCGTTGATACATATGCTATCTAAATCAAAGATAAGATAGCATCTAGGAATGGGGACTGTGAATCAATTACAATCTACAGaatctccattttattttatgaattcaaacacaaaaggaGCATGCTCACAGAAAGGGGTCGTACAGTCCTCGAACCGCTTTTATGAGTTCAGACTGTTATTGTGGAGAGTTGTGTATCTCCCGCTGGGAACTTGGGAAATCCAAGCAgtacaacaacaataacattcAAAGAGATTAGCTTTGGCTTCATCTGACCAGACACATTTCTGCCATTGTTTCACTGGCTTGTCCAAAGTTTCTGCTGCaaattttaaacaagtttttaatgtttttcttcagcaacaGAGTCTGGCATAATGAGTCTTACATACATGCTGCATGCTAAGCATGTTACTTATtgctttcataaaacatttttttaaatacattctCCTCTGACAGAAATCTTTCTGGCTAAAGCTGGTTTTAGGTGAAATGATGCTTTCTCCTTCTGGATTAAATCAAAGCTGTAACCACTGTTATTAATATGTTGTGCAACATTAAGACTTCGTCTCTTAGTAAGAGGTAACTTTATATACTCCATCACCTCTACTTTCTAAATactgacagatttctgctggTTTCTTGGCTTGATAAGCCATTTTGTAAATCCCCTTTTTTCGTGTGTTCAATAGTTCTTAGATTTCTTTCTAACCtaagaaagaaattatttcttAGATTAGGAAGAATTTCCAATCTAAGAAGAGTTTCTGCTtagtttttaatctgataaagGTTACAGATAAGTGTGACCCTTATGTAAATTCACAGTGTAAACTAAGGGTTTTACTCtgctgtattttgtaaaatactCTTTTCAAATGTGGTCAAGCTGAAACCACTTCTCTGTATTTTATGTGAAGAACACAAAAAGCGACGtcattgtgaagtggaaaaagtgacatttcaacatcatgaaacaaataaaaatttacaaaCGCGTGGTGTGCTTATGTAGTCAGAACCCTTCACTCCAATACTCCCGAGGGCAACCAGATGCAAATCATCGTAAATCTGAcatttgaagatgttttttttacacacagattaaaaagcccctccgccccccttttttattttcctcctttgaatatcattttaatttcagcgTTTCACTGTGTGGTCTGTCATCTGTTTATAACTCTGCTGTGAATCTGCTGGAAACTGAAAGAAGTGGAGGTGAAAACAAAGGTAGAGCACCAAAGAGAATGAATCACAGGAGTTGAGTCACCATGGTGACAGCAGGTCTTCACAGCGAAGGTGGCCGGCACGGCTGCAGaggtgacagagagagagagagaaagagagagagagagagagagagagagagagagagagagagagagagagagagagacctgAGATATTGGCGTTGTCTCTGAAAGTGATGGGCAAAAGAAACAAGTGATGGACTAAAACATTTGTGACACGTGGCAAACGATATTTCTATTTCCATCTACATTACAATTATCCACCACTTTCTGGGTCTGTTCCATGAAATTCCATTGAAACACAGAGAGGTTTTGGGctacaatgtgaaaaaaatgttgttatgtcatgtcatgtcatgtcatgtcatgtcatgtcatgtcatgtcatgtcatgtcatgtcatgtcatgtNatgtcatgtcatgtcatgtcatgtcatgtcatgtcatgtcatgtcatgtcatgtcatgtcatgtcatgttatgttatgttatgttatgttatgttatgttatggtTTTAATAGACACATTACGTTTATAATTAAGTTAAAATTTTCGCTGTGTACAGGGTCCTGACTACCTGCAGTTTAGATTATTACCACATGGGGGCGGTCAAGATCTTTAACTTAGAAGTGTACAATACGCGCTCTAATTAATTCTATTAATTGCAGTTTATTCTCTaagtcaaaaaataaacagtaagatAAGTTCAAAAGAACTAaagataatgataaaaaatatatacaaataatataaaaaggactgaacaaagagaaaaaaaaattaatcatgcACAAAATATGTAACCCACCCTCCAGCCATCCATCAACTTATTTTCAGACTTCTACTGAGGGGTTTAGAAAAAGATTGTGATAAAGTAGTTcagattaaatcagaataatcaGATCTAAAGCCAGGGACTTTATGCCACCTGATACTAGCGACACCTACAGCATCAGAATACGTAGGCCCGGGCCTcgtcaaattaaaaaaacggAAGAATGAGACGGCAGTAAGAATCTGCTCAGCAGATTTTGTGGTTTGTCTCGCCGCCGCAGCGTTTCTGTGCCAGCCCCTGTCCGTTTTCACAGGGCCTGTCAGGAAACTTTGGTGATTGAAATATGTAACCAGGTCACTACAGTGTGGAATCAGAAAGTCTGAGACttcatttggtgttttttttttgttttttttttacacatcacttttttcccccgttCTCTATGTCATTCGTCATTTGTCATTTGTGAGCCACAAATAAAGGAGGAAAATAGGAGAAAGGTAAAAATAAGA is a genomic window of Poecilia reticulata strain Guanapo linkage group LG21, Guppy_female_1.0+MT, whole genome shotgun sequence containing:
- the LOC103457806 gene encoding breast cancer metastasis-suppressor 1-like protein-A — its product is MPVHSREKKESNHEEMEVDFPEQDGSSTDEEDTVSSSVSEDGDSSEMDDEDCERRRMECLDEMTTLEKQFTDLKEQLYKERLSQVEIKLQEVMAGCAQEYLEPLANLQENMQIRTKVAGIYKDLCLESVKNKYECEIQAACQHWESEKLLLFDTVQSELEEKIRRLEEDRHSIDITSELWNDGLQARKNKKKDPFCPVKKKKPVVVSGPYIVYMLQDLDILEDWTAIRKAMASLAPHRVKVDVPAVKPDRHHHVARSEEGRLFYDNQWYCRGQTICINRKDEFPTSAIITTINNDEVWFKRLDGTKSKLYISQLQKGKYTIKHS